The window CCGGCTCCAAGAAAATCGGATAGTAGCTGCTTTCAAAGAGGGGAAATTCATCCGCTTCTCCCCTCACTTCTATAATACAGAAGAGGAGATTGCTTTTCTCCTATCTCTCCTTTAGCTGGGGGAGAGCGCTCCGGATCTTATCAACTTCTCCTTTAAGGTGTTGATAGAACCTTTGTCTATCTCGTATTCGTCCTCTATCAGCTCTACCTTCGGATTTTTAAGGGATAACTTCTTTACCTCTTTCCTGCAGGTGGGCATATAGATGATCACATCGGAATTGGCGAAAAGCGAAGCAAGTCCCTTGCTATCACTGGCAATACATCCCTTTATCTCATTTACCAAATGGGTACTACTTTGAATATAGCTCATCAACAATCTGAGAGATTCTGGATCACGGCAGACAAAACCTACCTTCTTATCCGGAGATACAGAAGCAATGCGTTCAAGGGTTTCAAACTTGGTGTGAACGATGACCGGGAATATCTCCACCTCAGTAGAGTCGAGTATCTCGCGGGCTTTCTGAAAATGGAAGAAGGTGGTAACAAGAAGATCAAGCTTATCCCGATAAAGGTAGAGCTCAGGAAGCATAATAGGGATTACTTTGAGCCCGAGCTCCTCCTCAAGATCCTTAGCAAACTCGTAGGTCTGAACTTCGTTGCACTCAGTAAAGCCGATCCGGAGGGCACGCTTTTTCCGTTTCTTCTCCTGATAGATTCTCTCCACCTGAACGATGAGATCCTCCTTAGATAAACCAGAACTAATCGCCTCCTCTACCAATTTCCCAAGCTCTCGAGAAACTCGCTCCTTTGTCGCCTCAGAGACAACCGTTGATCCATGAGGGGTTACAAACACACCACTTCCTTGGATAATCCGCACCAGCCCTTCATCCCGAAGTGATTGATAAACCTTGGTTACCGTATTGACATTAACCCCCAACTTTTGGGCAAGCTCCCTTGCTGGGGGAAGTTTGGAGTTCGGAGGAAACTCGCCTAATCCTATGCCCTGAATGATAAGTTCTCTTATCTGTTTGTGTAGGGTAACCCCCGTACCTCTTGCTATCTTAAACTTCATCCCTCCCACCTTATACAACGGTTAATCTTCCAAAATCTTCTTATTTTACCTCTCTTTTCCCTCTTTGTAAAGCAAATAAAACATTGAAGCTCCTCTCTTTCACGATCGGGGTTCTAACCTTGGAGACCCCTTTAATCTACCTAAGAAGGCACAAAAACTTTCTTCTCCCAAGAAAGGGGTTAACCGTCTTAGTTAAAATCAACCCTCGATGTTCTTCAAAAGCTCCTTTACCAACGGGGCATCCGGAGAGTTTGGTGCAAGCTCGAGAAACTTCTTTAGCACCTTCACTGCCTCTGCGGTATCCCCTTTGTTGAGCAGAGCGTAGCCAAGCTTAAGGTAAGGTTTTTCCCAATTTGGGTTTATCTCTATCGCCTTTTTATAAAGCGCAATCGCCTCATCCGTTTTGCCAGCAGCGAAATAATCCTCACCGAAATTGTAGTAAACCGCGGGATCGTTTGGGCTATGAGCGACTACCTTATTGACATAAGTCTCAGCATTCTTCAGATCACCCTTTCCGATGAGCGCTTCAGCCATCCCATAGAGGGCGGGAAGACAATCTGGTTCTTTCTCAATAACTTGTTCGAACTCTGCCTGCGCCTCCTCGAACTTATTGAGCTTAAGGTAGCAGTTTCCCACATTCACATGGATATTGTAGATGTCCGGGTTGGCTGCTAAAAATTTATTAAAAGCCTCGAGCGCTTGTTCATACTTGCCCTCATTATAGAGCTTATTCCCCGCCTCCAGAAGCTCTGCTCCAGAGACCGCTTCCTTTGTAACCTCCTCAATCGATTTGAGGACGAAATCAAGCGGTTTGTTCTGAAGGTATCCATACACCTTCCTAAAGGTCCTCATTGTTTGATAACCTTCAGCAGAAACCGTAAACTGCCAAGTACCCGGCTCGAGCCCCATAAGCACATATTTTCCATCCTTATCCGTTACTGCCTCGAACTTTTTTATCAGCTTTCGCTTGGCAGTAGCCACCACCTTAGCATTGGGAATAGGGTTCCCCTTTGTATCTACCACCTTGCCGCTAATCCTCCCCACCGCCTGAAGGAACGCAGCCGGATATGCTGGGGTAACGAAGCTTTCTATCCCGAAAAGGAGAAAAACAAGAAGAAGACATAACAATACATTCCTCTTCATTCTCTTAACCTCCTATTTAATAATATGGAAACTAACCGAGCGTTTAGCTGTATGCTTCCTTATATTATCACTAATCGCCACATTAAGGGTATAATCCCCTTCTCCCAGTCCATCTATAGGTATTGGTTGAAGTACGGTGTCGAAGGCGATATCAGCCGGAGGAAACAGTCGTACCAATTTACCACCACGGGAGATACTATAGGTTATGGTAAAGGAGGGCTTTCCTTTTTCGTCCACCCCATATCCGTATATATGATAGAAAAGGAGAAACTTCTCATCCTTTCCCTCAATGAATCTCGCTCTTGGATCAAGAGAAATGGCAAGTGGCCCTATTATCATCTTGCGATAGAGATAATTTACCACCGGACGAGGCTCCTTTTCCCGAACCACCTCACGAGCAAGAAGCAGGCTCGAGGTCCAAAGGGTGGGGGAAGAAAAATCAGGCACAAGCAACGGGATCCTAAAACCAGCGGAATGCTCGCTTGACACCTCTCTTAACCCAAAAGCCAGGGTATAGTTTCCCGGCTTAAGGGGGAAACCGGTAAAAAGGATGAATTCCCGGTTGCTATCGAGTTCCTTCTTGTTCAGATGAACCTCAAAGGGAATGAGAAAACTATGAAAGACCTTCTTCAAATCGGGCGAAAGCACCATCCCGAAAAGAGAAAGCCGAGAAGAAAGTTTATTCTTCCCTCCCCTTGAAAGAGTTAGCTTCTTGGGCTCAATGGAAAAGGCAATCGGAAGATAGCTCGCTCCATCAGAACCAGGGAAATAATAGAGCCAAACTTTGAATCCCAAACTATTCGGGATGTTCCCCTTGGTAAGAAGAAGTTTAAGGAGCTTTTCCTCCGCAGCAGGTACCACCTCCCGAGGTGGTTTTTTGAGGGGTATTTTCTTCGATTCCACCGGAGACTTGGTAACATCGGAGATAAAGCTTATTCGCGCTAAATTGGCAAAAGCTGCCTCAGGAGTGAGC of the Acidobacteriota bacterium genome contains:
- a CDS encoding GntR family transcriptional regulator — its product is MKFKIARGTGVTLHKQIRELIIQGIGLGEFPPNSKLPPARELAQKLGVNVNTVTKVYQSLRDEGLVRIIQGSGVFVTPHGSTVVSEATKERVSRELGKLVEEAISSGLSKEDLIVQVERIYQEKKRKKRALRIGFTECNEVQTYEFAKDLEEELGLKVIPIMLPELYLYRDKLDLLVTTFFHFQKAREILDSTEVEIFPVIVHTKFETLERIASVSPDKKVGFVCRDPESLRLLMSYIQSSTHLVNEIKGCIASDSKGLASLFANSDVIIYMPTCRKEVKKLSLKNPKVELIEDEYEIDKGSINTLKEKLIRSGALSPS
- a CDS encoding tetratricopeptide repeat protein — protein: MKRNVLLCLLLVFLLFGIESFVTPAYPAAFLQAVGRISGKVVDTKGNPIPNAKVVATAKRKLIKKFEAVTDKDGKYVLMGLEPGTWQFTVSAEGYQTMRTFRKVYGYLQNKPLDFVLKSIEEVTKEAVSGAELLEAGNKLYNEGKYEQALEAFNKFLAANPDIYNIHVNVGNCYLKLNKFEEAQAEFEQVIEKEPDCLPALYGMAEALIGKGDLKNAETYVNKVVAHSPNDPAVYYNFGEDYFAAGKTDEAIALYKKAIEINPNWEKPYLKLGYALLNKGDTAEAVKVLKKFLELAPNSPDAPLVKELLKNIEG
- a CDS encoding GWxTD domain-containing protein, producing the protein MRRVLLVGILLLLFAFELSLASDIPKKYKRWVNDEVRYIITKEERKAFLALKTDAEREAFIRDFWKRRDPTPKTEWNEYKEEYYRRLEYVNRYFREEGKKGWLTDRGKVYIIYGPPDNIYEEGVGTPNHRIIWTYNNLNSSTFKGTYQLVFTRNNLGNYVLLTQGLPLTPEAAFANLARISFISDVTKSPVESKKIPLKKPPREVVPAAEEKLLKLLLTKGNIPNSLGFKVWLYYFPGSDGASYLPIAFSIEPKKLTLSRGGKNKLSSRLSLFGMVLSPDLKKVFHSFLIPFEVHLNKKELDSNREFILFTGFPLKPGNYTLAFGLREVSSEHSAGFRIPLLVPDFSSPTLWTSSLLLAREVVREKEPRPVVNYLYRKMIIGPLAISLDPRARFIEGKDEKFLLFYHIYGYGVDEKGKPSFTITYSISRGGKLVRLFPPADIAFDTVLQPIPIDGLGEGDYTLNVAISDNIRKHTAKRSVSFHIIK